From Hippea alviniae EP5-r, the proteins below share one genomic window:
- a CDS encoding UDP-N-acetylmuramoyl-L-alanyl-D-glutamate--2,6-diaminopimelate ligase, with the protein MDCLEKVKQFNPVDMVYDSREVGEGYLFFALKGFNVDANRFVPDLLKRFKKILVISEKEFDDERCVRVDDIKGCMGIVADWFFNHPSKKLKVVGITGTNGKTTTTYLLKSIFEDGEIIGTTGWTIKDERFKLKNTTPESIDLHRILNRMALAGSKYCFAEVSSHAISLRRIEGIEFALKVFTNISQDHLDFYGTLENYAQAKLSFFERLKPKVVNIDDEWGKRIVDAATISYGFSEMAFIRPVVYEYSLDGIRAKINAFGRLFDIKSSMIGEYNLYNIMAAIGVAYFFGVDFAKIEEGVAKSKGAPGRLEFYSKDGVYAVIDYAHTDDAMRNVLEALNRIKKGRIITVFGAGGDRDKGKRPKMGAVAERLSDIVVITSDNPRSEEPEAIINDILSGVKDKEKVVVEPDRFEAIKKALEIAQKGDIVAILGKGHEDYQILKDRTIHFDDAEVVRELWGLA; encoded by the coding sequence ATGGACTGTCTTGAAAAAGTAAAACAGTTTAATCCCGTTGATATGGTCTATGATTCAAGAGAAGTAGGAGAAGGTTATCTGTTTTTTGCCCTTAAGGGTTTTAATGTTGATGCAAATAGGTTTGTTCCTGATTTGCTTAAGCGTTTCAAGAAGATTCTTGTTATTAGTGAGAAAGAATTTGATGATGAGCGCTGTGTAAGGGTTGATGATATAAAGGGATGCATGGGTATTGTTGCTGATTGGTTTTTTAATCATCCTTCAAAAAAGCTCAAAGTTGTTGGTATAACAGGAACGAATGGCAAAACAACAACAACCTATCTGCTTAAAAGTATCTTTGAAGACGGAGAGATAATTGGCACAACGGGTTGGACGATTAAAGATGAGAGATTTAAGCTTAAAAACACAACGCCTGAGTCGATTGATTTGCATAGAATTCTAAACAGGATGGCACTTGCAGGCAGTAAGTACTGTTTTGCTGAAGTTTCATCACATGCTATCAGTCTAAGGAGAATTGAAGGTATTGAGTTTGCCTTGAAGGTGTTTACCAATATCTCTCAAGACCATTTGGATTTTTACGGGACGCTTGAGAATTATGCTCAAGCCAAACTTTCGTTTTTTGAAAGACTTAAGCCGAAGGTTGTAAATATAGACGATGAGTGGGGCAAGAGAATTGTTGATGCTGCAACGATTAGCTATGGATTTTCTGAAATGGCATTTATAAGGCCTGTTGTCTATGAGTATTCGCTTGACGGTATAAGAGCCAAAATAAACGCATTTGGCAGGCTTTTTGATATAAAATCGTCCATGATTGGTGAATATAATCTGTATAATATTATGGCTGCAATAGGCGTTGCATATTTTTTTGGTGTTGATTTTGCAAAAATTGAAGAAGGTGTTGCAAAAAGCAAAGGGGCACCTGGCAGGCTTGAGTTCTATTCAAAAGATGGTGTGTATGCTGTGATTGATTATGCTCATACGGATGATGCGATGAGAAATGTGCTTGAAGCTCTAAACAGGATAAAAAAGGGAAGAATTATAACCGTCTTTGGTGCAGGTGGCGACAGGGACAAAGGTAAAAGGCCCAAGATGGGAGCAGTTGCTGAAAGGTTAAGCGATATAGTTGTCATAACAAGTGATAATCCAAGAAGTGAAGAGCCAGAAGCTATTATAAACGATATTTTAAGCGGTGTGAAAGATAAAGAAAAAGTTGTAGTTGAACCTGATAGATTTGAAGCAATAAAAAAGGCATTAGAGATAGCTCAAAAAGGTGATATTGTCGCTATTTTAGGTAAAGGACACGAAGATTATCAGATATTGAAAGATAGAACAATTCACTTTGACGATGCTGAAGTGGTGAGAGAGCTTTGGGGATTAGCTTAG
- a CDS encoding UDP-N-acetylmuramoyl-tripeptide--D-alanyl-D-alanine ligase, which yields MGISLEELFDVIKPLEVNLPFDIKELNGFSIDSRTIKKGEVFIAIKGDRFDGNDFGKDAVKKGALFSIVEREIDAPFVKVKDGFEALKEIAKLKLEKSNAESIAVVGSVGKTTTKELLTSFLSCCGSVHKTVQNENNVIGVAKTLIGLNNEDFCVVEVGINQKNEMEQIASFFKPDYVLFLNVSRVHLEFLKDLESVFKEKSKIITDKSFVVYNADDEILSRHFKNKDFLSFGFKKGKVKGKVVDGSVKIENLRFRLKDEINPYTLLSAFACFRAVCESESECLIDKLESFESVGYRMKFEKLRDTNFILDCYNANIDSMKYAIEKLAEKSGKKLAVLGDMLELGEYSEEIHRELGRYASNFEIDLFCVGRDAFYMCEEFGRKCEFFENKSDVVAKLENVFEEYDWILLKASRGLKLEEIYFELKERVKK from the coding sequence TTGGGGATTAGCTTAGAAGAGTTATTTGATGTTATAAAGCCCTTAGAAGTTAATTTGCCTTTCGACATAAAGGAGTTAAATGGCTTTTCAATAGATTCAAGAACTATTAAAAAGGGCGAAGTGTTTATAGCGATTAAAGGAGACAGGTTTGATGGAAACGATTTTGGCAAGGATGCCGTGAAAAAAGGAGCGCTTTTTTCTATCGTCGAGAGAGAGATTGATGCACCCTTCGTGAAGGTTAAAGACGGTTTTGAAGCTTTGAAAGAGATTGCAAAACTTAAGCTTGAAAAGTCAAATGCTGAATCTATCGCAGTTGTTGGTTCTGTTGGCAAGACCACAACAAAGGAGCTTTTGACGTCGTTTTTATCCTGTTGTGGGAGTGTTCATAAGACAGTCCAAAATGAGAATAATGTTATAGGTGTTGCAAAAACACTGATTGGTCTCAACAATGAAGATTTCTGTGTTGTTGAAGTGGGTATAAATCAAAAGAATGAGATGGAGCAGATTGCATCGTTTTTTAAACCCGATTATGTGCTGTTTTTGAATGTTTCACGGGTGCATCTTGAGTTTCTGAAAGATTTAGAAAGTGTTTTTAAAGAGAAGAGTAAGATAATAACGGATAAGAGCTTTGTTGTTTATAATGCCGATGATGAGATTTTGAGTAGGCATTTTAAGAATAAGGATTTTTTGAGCTTTGGTTTTAAAAAGGGTAAAGTTAAGGGGAAGGTTGTTGATGGCTCTGTTAAAATCGAAAATCTAAGGTTTAGGTTAAAAGACGAGATTAATCCATATACGCTGCTTTCTGCTTTTGCATGCTTTAGGGCTGTTTGTGAGAGTGAAAGTGAGTGTCTGATTGATAAGCTTGAAAGCTTTGAGTCTGTTGGATACAGAATGAAGTTTGAGAAGTTAAGAGATACGAATTTTATACTTGACTGTTATAATGCCAATATCGATTCTATGAAGTATGCTATTGAAAAGCTTGCAGAAAAGAGTGGAAAAAAGCTTGCTGTTTTGGGTGATATGCTTGAGCTTGGTGAGTATTCAGAAGAGATTCACAGGGAACTTGGAAGGTATGCTTCTAATTTTGAGATAGACCTTTTCTGTGTGGGTAGAGATGCGTTTTATATGTGTGAAGAGTTTGGGAGAAAATGTGAGTTTTTTGAGAATAAGTCTGATGTTGTTGCTAAACTTGAAAATGTGTTTGAAGAGTATGATTGGATTCTGCTTAAAGCATCAAGAGGGTTAAAACTTGAAGAGATATACTTTGAGTTGAAAGAAAGGGTGAAGAAGTAA
- the mraY gene encoding phospho-N-acetylmuramoyl-pentapeptide-transferase has product MFYYIFYEKLMHFFSPFNVFHYITFRMIMASITALGLSLWFGKRVIPWLKKMQLKDQFKGYEPQSHKQKSGTPTIGGIIIWGGFFVSSLLWMRFDILLDWIVLFGVFVFVCIGFLDDFLKIKRGKNNGLKARTKFALQIVAAIVVVWLIYRYELKNTNCATCFYMPFVKSGVFDLGLLYLLVGVFVIVGSSNAVNLTDGLDGLATGPSLTTIMPLTVFAYISGNTIFSHYLHLPYIFGVGEISILLSALAGALLGFLWYNCYPAEVFMGDTGSLALGAFLGIVAIAIKEEIVLAIAGGIFVAETLSVIIQVASYKTTGERVFRMAPIHHHFELKGWPESKVIVRFWIISLVLALLSLTALKLR; this is encoded by the coding sequence ATGTTTTACTATATATTTTATGAGAAGTTGATGCACTTTTTCTCGCCATTCAATGTGTTTCATTACATAACATTCAGGATGATTATGGCTTCTATTACTGCGCTTGGTTTGTCTTTATGGTTTGGCAAAAGGGTTATTCCATGGCTTAAGAAGATGCAGTTGAAAGATCAGTTTAAAGGGTATGAGCCACAATCACATAAGCAAAAAAGTGGAACACCAACGATTGGCGGCATAATTATATGGGGTGGCTTTTTTGTTTCTTCTCTTTTATGGATGAGATTTGATATTCTGCTTGACTGGATAGTTCTGTTTGGTGTTTTTGTTTTTGTCTGTATAGGTTTTTTGGATGATTTTTTGAAGATAAAGCGTGGCAAGAACAATGGGTTAAAGGCAAGAACAAAATTTGCCCTGCAGATAGTTGCAGCAATTGTTGTTGTTTGGCTGATTTACAGGTATGAGCTTAAAAACACGAACTGTGCGACATGTTTCTATATGCCTTTTGTTAAAAGTGGTGTGTTTGATTTGGGTCTGTTGTATCTGCTCGTTGGTGTGTTTGTTATTGTTGGTTCTTCAAATGCCGTTAATCTGACCGATGGACTTGATGGTCTTGCAACAGGTCCTTCACTTACGACGATTATGCCGTTGACGGTTTTTGCTTACATCTCTGGCAATACGATTTTTTCACATTACCTGCATTTGCCTTATATCTTTGGTGTTGGTGAGATAAGTATTCTGCTTAGTGCTTTGGCTGGTGCTCTACTTGGTTTTTTGTGGTATAACTGTTATCCAGCTGAAGTGTTTATGGGTGATACCGGTTCTTTGGCTTTGGGTGCATTTTTGGGGATAGTGGCCATTGCTATCAAGGAAGAGATTGTACTTGCCATTGCCGGTGGGATTTTTGTCGCTGAAACGCTTTCTGTTATTATTCAAGTTGCAAGTTATAAAACAACCGGTGAGAGAGTGTTTAGAATGGCTCCTATTCATCACCATTTTGAGCTTAAAGGTTGGCCGGAGTCTAAGGTTATTGTGAGATTCTGGATTATCTCGCTTGTGCTTGCACTTTTGAGTCTTACTGCCTTGAAGTTAAGGTGA
- the murD gene encoding UDP-N-acetylmuramoyl-L-alanine--D-glutamate ligase: protein MKIAVLGFGESGRAAYEFALAKGFEVAVFDERKLNIDKPNFFVGEKAEKFFEYEFDRLVLSPGIKPTHRFVRYALDNGIKVISELEFAYGFAEGKIIAITGTNGKSTTVKLIETMLKESGKKAIACGNYGFAFSRAVLEDVDWYVVEASSFQLEFIDKFKPHIAAILNIAFDHLYWHGSMESYINAKRKIFKNQDEDDFFIKNESDDYEYNGRAKLFVVSKDDDADCIVKDNSAVVKRPIGFIIDKAKLFGKKRFENICFAALSSILASVDEKIIKEVAEKMENLEHRIEFVAEIDGVKFYNDSKATNLDAVENAINSFDESVRLVVILGGKHKGESYAKLMPLLEKRAKAVVVYGEDRKKILVDLEKFIPVPLPALNIWGAIRAAFEVAGKGDVVLFSPGGSSCEPYKNFEERGKTFKDEVMKFKEEYENAPFF, encoded by the coding sequence ATGAAGATTGCAGTTTTGGGTTTTGGTGAAAGTGGCAGGGCAGCCTATGAGTTTGCTTTGGCTAAAGGCTTTGAAGTGGCTGTTTTTGATGAGCGCAAGTTAAATATAGATAAACCCAATTTTTTTGTTGGTGAGAAGGCAGAGAAGTTTTTTGAGTATGAGTTTGATAGGCTTGTTTTGAGTCCGGGTATAAAGCCGACTCATAGGTTCGTTAGGTATGCTTTGGATAATGGCATTAAGGTTATAAGTGAGCTTGAGTTTGCATATGGGTTTGCAGAAGGTAAAATTATTGCAATAACAGGAACAAACGGCAAAAGCACAACGGTTAAGCTGATAGAGACTATGTTGAAGGAGTCTGGTAAGAAGGCTATAGCCTGTGGTAATTATGGGTTTGCATTTAGTAGGGCTGTTCTTGAAGATGTTGATTGGTATGTGGTTGAAGCAAGCAGTTTTCAACTTGAGTTTATAGATAAATTTAAGCCGCATATAGCTGCGATTTTGAATATAGCTTTTGACCATCTTTACTGGCATGGCAGTATGGAGAGCTATATAAATGCAAAAAGAAAGATATTTAAAAATCAAGACGAAGATGACTTTTTTATAAAGAATGAGAGTGATGATTACGAGTATAATGGAAGAGCGAAGCTGTTTGTTGTATCAAAAGACGATGATGCTGACTGCATTGTTAAAGACAACTCTGCTGTTGTAAAAAGGCCAATAGGGTTTATAATAGATAAAGCGAAGCTGTTTGGTAAGAAGAGATTTGAAAATATCTGCTTTGCGGCTTTGTCTTCAATTTTGGCTTCTGTTGATGAGAAAATAATAAAGGAGGTGGCAGAAAAGATGGAGAATTTGGAGCACAGAATAGAGTTTGTAGCTGAGATTGATGGTGTTAAGTTTTACAATGATTCAAAGGCTACCAATCTTGATGCTGTTGAGAATGCCATCAACTCGTTTGATGAGAGTGTTAGGCTTGTTGTAATTTTGGGTGGTAAACATAAGGGTGAGTCTTATGCCAAACTTATGCCTTTACTTGAGAAAAGGGCTAAGGCTGTTGTGGTTTATGGTGAAGATAGAAAAAAGATTTTGGTTGATTTAGAGAAGTTTATTCCTGTTCCATTGCCTGCTTTAAATATTTGGGGGGCTATTAGAGCAGCATTTGAAGTTGCAGGTAAGGGTGATGTTGTTCTGTTCAGTCCGGGTGGTTCAAGCTGTGAGCCTTACAAGAACTTTGAAGAGCGCGGAAAGACGTTTAAAGATGAGGTGATGAAGTTCAAGGAAGAGTATGAGAATGCGCCTTTCTTTTAA
- a CDS encoding FtsW/RodA/SpoVE family cell cycle protein, whose amino-acid sequence MRMRLSFKPSLVILPYFLLLAIGIVEVWSSSYYFAYRNNLNTAFFLKKELFFIGLSIFASFVSSLVDYRFLKNLSFSFVILSLFMLIVLHLFGHEIRGATRWIDLFGIMFEPSSIAELAILIYIADFISRKSEYKEDLMKGVMPVAFVVGLFVILIALEPDIGTAALIFFTFLGVIYVFGYKFKHAVGLLFPSLIVFAMLVYSNPQKLQRVVNFFVTKRVNYQVEHALIALGSGGLFGQGVGAGIYKSLFVPDSHNDFIMAGVGEDFGFVGVAVVITLISLIIFSIFILARSCKDKFGSSLVFGIGLLLALQSLINLFTVLHMFPPKGITMPFLSYGGTNLLVDSIFLGIVLSVYRRCPLDGEET is encoded by the coding sequence ATGAGAATGCGCCTTTCTTTTAAGCCGTCGCTTGTAATTCTGCCATACTTTTTGCTTTTGGCTATAGGGATAGTGGAGGTTTGGTCTTCTTCTTACTACTTTGCTTATAGAAATAATTTAAATACGGCATTTTTTTTAAAGAAAGAGCTTTTTTTTATAGGATTGTCTATATTTGCTTCTTTTGTTTCTTCTCTTGTTGACTATAGATTTTTGAAAAATCTGTCTTTTTCATTTGTTATTTTGTCTTTGTTTATGCTTATTGTTTTGCATCTGTTTGGGCATGAAATAAGAGGTGCAACAAGATGGATAGATTTGTTTGGGATTATGTTTGAACCGTCTTCTATTGCTGAATTGGCTATATTAATTTATATTGCAGATTTTATAAGCAGGAAGTCTGAATATAAGGAAGATTTAATGAAAGGTGTTATGCCTGTTGCGTTTGTTGTGGGTTTGTTTGTTATTTTAATTGCCCTTGAGCCTGATATAGGAACGGCTGCTCTTATATTTTTTACATTTTTGGGTGTAATATATGTATTTGGTTATAAGTTTAAACATGCTGTTGGTCTACTTTTTCCTTCCTTAATTGTTTTTGCTATGCTTGTGTATTCTAATCCTCAAAAGTTGCAGAGAGTTGTTAATTTTTTTGTAACAAAAAGGGTTAATTATCAAGTTGAACATGCTTTAATCGCTTTGGGGAGCGGAGGATTATTTGGACAGGGTGTTGGCGCTGGAATATATAAAAGTCTTTTTGTTCCTGATTCACATAATGATTTTATAATGGCTGGCGTTGGAGAGGATTTTGGATTTGTGGGTGTTGCTGTTGTTATTACATTAATAAGTTTGATTATTTTTTCTATTTTTATACTCGCGAGGTCGTGTAAAGATAAATTTGGTTCTTCCCTTGTTTTTGGTATAGGGTTATTGTTAGCATTGCAATCTTTAATAAACTTGTTTACTGTGTTGCATATGTTTCCACCAAAAGGTATAACAATGCCTTTTTTGAGCTATGGAGGAACGAATTTATTGGTTGATAGTATTTTTTTGGGAATAGTCTTGAGCGTCTATAGAAGGTGCCCTTTAGATGGAGAAGAAACTTAG
- a CDS encoding histidine phosphatase family protein: MEKKLSKLLDGENVRNIFLVRHPQVENYKSNVFNGRIDVGLSAEGLRQAEDLYRYFKDKVELVFTSPLKRCRVVAEKFDFVKVDERLIERSFGIFESLNWQQIEERYPKEAEAFLKEPFHYKPPKGESFYDVEKRIKGFVDELLKVEKDVLVVSHGGVNRIIIKLLLGLAEESLLKISQDYACINQFQTDGKFVLVKLLNGQVCFDRRV; encoded by the coding sequence ATGGAGAAGAAACTTAGCAAGCTTTTAGACGGCGAAAATGTGAGAAATATATTTTTGGTTAGACATCCGCAGGTTGAAAATTATAAAAGCAATGTGTTTAATGGGAGGATTGATGTTGGTCTATCTGCTGAAGGGCTAAGACAGGCTGAAGATTTGTATAGATATTTCAAGGATAAGGTTGAGCTTGTTTTTACTTCGCCGTTGAAAAGGTGTAGGGTTGTGGCTGAGAAGTTTGATTTTGTTAAGGTTGATGAGAGATTAATAGAGAGAAGTTTTGGTATATTTGAGTCGTTGAATTGGCAACAGATTGAAGAGAGATACCCAAAAGAAGCGGAAGCTTTTTTGAAAGAGCCGTTTCATTATAAACCGCCCAAAGGTGAGAGTTTTTATGATGTTGAAAAACGCATAAAGGGTTTTGTTGATGAGCTTTTGAAGGTTGAAAAGGATGTGCTTGTTGTTTCTCATGGTGGTGTAAATAGGATAATTATAAAACTGTTGCTTGGTTTGGCTGAAGAGTCGTTACTTAAGATTTCACAGGATTATGCGTGTATAAATCAGTTTCAAACTGACGGTAAGTTTGTTCTTGTTAAACTCCTTAATGGGCAGGTGTGTTTTGATAGGCGTGTTTGA
- the murI gene encoding glutamate racemase, translated as MGRCVLIGVFDSGVGGLSVVKHLLDRFNSDIIYLGDTARLPYGTKSKDTIIKYSIQNANFLIKQGIDALIVACNSASAASIDVLKEKFDIPVFGVIEPASKKAARFEKVCVIGTTTTVESKAYLKKIKQFNDKCVVVQKACPLFVPLVEEGWIDDEITLLVAKRYLEGIECDAMILGCTHYPLLRSVIEKVLPDVYLIDSGESLAELLEDKREIFEGNGELICYTTDSADKFSKLGSMFLGKRFNGVKLVDLG; from the coding sequence ATGGGCAGGTGTGTTTTGATAGGCGTGTTTGATTCTGGTGTTGGTGGTTTGAGTGTTGTCAAGCATCTGCTTGATAGGTTTAATTCAGACATTATCTATTTGGGCGATACGGCAAGGTTGCCATACGGCACAAAGTCGAAGGATACGATTATTAAATACTCCATTCAAAATGCTAATTTTTTGATAAAACAGGGTATAGATGCTCTAATTGTTGCATGCAACAGTGCATCTGCTGCATCAATTGATGTTTTGAAGGAAAAGTTTGACATTCCTGTTTTTGGCGTTATAGAGCCTGCATCAAAAAAGGCTGCAAGGTTTGAGAAGGTTTGTGTTATAGGAACAACGACAACGGTTGAAAGTAAGGCATACTTAAAGAAAATAAAACAGTTTAACGATAAATGTGTGGTTGTTCAAAAAGCCTGCCCTTTGTTTGTGCCGCTTGTGGAAGAAGGCTGGATTGATGATGAGATAACCTTGCTTGTTGCAAAAAGATATCTTGAAGGTATAGAGTGCGATGCTATGATATTGGGATGCACGCACTATCCACTGCTTAGAAGTGTGATAGAGAAGGTTTTGCCTGATGTTTATCTGATAGATAGTGGCGAGAGTTTGGCAGAGTTGTTAGAAGATAAAAGAGAGATTTTTGAAGGCAATGGTGAGCTTATCTGCTATACGACGGATTCTGCCGATAAGTTTTCAAAACTCGGCAGCATGTTTTTGGGTAAAAGGTTCAATGGAGTAAAACTTGTGGATTTAGGGTGA
- the hisH gene encoding imidazole glycerol phosphate synthase subunit HisH → MVRIAVVDYESGNVRSVLKAVEKVGGVGFLTHNSDEILLSDGVILPGVGAFGDCKNKLEKYELVETIKSVVDSGKPFLGICVGMQLLFEKSYEFGEHEGFGFVKGEVRRFEAYNGFKVPHMGWNRVCLSDNRLFYGIENNSYFYFVHSYYAKAEDDSEIATCRYSIEFTAAVNKGKMWGVQFHPEKSQQVGLKLLKNFCDICEGKL, encoded by the coding sequence ATGGTTAGGATTGCTGTTGTTGATTATGAGTCTGGTAATGTCAGGAGCGTTTTGAAGGCTGTTGAGAAGGTTGGCGGTGTTGGTTTTCTTACGCATAACAGCGATGAGATTCTCTTATCTGATGGAGTGATACTGCCTGGTGTTGGTGCGTTTGGCGATTGTAAGAATAAGCTTGAAAAGTATGAACTTGTTGAGACGATTAAAAGCGTTGTTGATAGTGGAAAACCGTTTTTGGGTATCTGTGTCGGCATGCAGCTGTTGTTTGAGAAGAGCTATGAGTTTGGTGAACATGAAGGCTTCGGCTTTGTTAAGGGTGAAGTTAGAAGATTTGAAGCATACAACGGCTTTAAAGTGCCGCATATGGGCTGGAATAGGGTTTGTCTTTCAGATAATAGGCTGTTTTACGGCATAGAGAATAACAGCTATTTTTATTTTGTTCACTCTTACTATGCAAAAGCAGAAGATGACTCAGAGATTGCAACATGCAGGTATTCTATTGAATTTACGGCTGCAGTTAATAAAGGTAAAATGTGGGGTGTTCAGTTTCATCCAGAAAAGAGCCAACAAGTTGGGTTGAAGCTTCTTAAAAACTTTTGTGATATATGTGAGGGTAAGTTATGA
- the hisA gene encoding 1-(5-phosphoribosyl)-5-[(5-phosphoribosylamino)methylideneamino]imidazole-4-carboxamide isomerase: MIIIPAIDIIDGKVVRLKKGKKDDVTVYSDNPIEMIEYFNDLGIRRVHIVDLDAAFTAGKKNNRKLIWEMAKISKSMIEVGGGVRRFEDVEEILCCYVNKVILGTMPVKEPEEFERAVSVFKDKLIAGVDVENGYVKISGWQENPKIEYISFLLMMRDKGIKEAIITDITRDGMLKGIDAEFYKDIALKTDMDIIVSGGVRDINDIKKVKELGKFGVVGVIIGRAFYEKTISLEEAVRLQDD; this comes from the coding sequence ATGATAATAATCCCTGCGATAGATATAATAGATGGCAAGGTTGTAAGGCTAAAGAAGGGAAAAAAGGACGATGTTACGGTTTACAGTGATAATCCGATTGAGATGATAGAGTATTTTAACGATTTGGGTATAAGAAGAGTTCACATTGTCGATTTGGATGCTGCATTTACTGCTGGTAAGAAGAACAATCGCAAGCTTATCTGGGAGATGGCAAAGATAAGCAAGTCAATGATAGAAGTTGGCGGCGGCGTTAGGAGATTTGAAGATGTTGAAGAGATACTCTGCTGCTATGTGAATAAGGTGATTTTGGGAACAATGCCTGTCAAGGAGCCTGAAGAGTTTGAAAGGGCTGTCTCTGTGTTTAAAGATAAGCTGATTGCTGGTGTTGATGTTGAAAATGGGTATGTTAAGATTTCTGGATGGCAGGAGAATCCAAAGATTGAATATATCTCTTTTCTGCTTATGATGAGAGATAAGGGCATAAAAGAAGCGATTATTACAGATATAACAAGGGATGGAATGCTTAAAGGCATAGATGCTGAGTTTTACAAGGATATAGCGCTAAAGACGGATATGGATATCATTGTATCTGGTGGTGTTAGGGATATTAACGATATTAAAAAGGTTAAAGAGTTGGGTAAGTTCGGTGTTGTTGGCGTTATTATAGGTAGGGCATTTTATGAAAAAACCATATCCTTAGAGGAAGCGGTGAGGTTGCAAGATGATTAA